The Aptenodytes patagonicus chromosome 25, bAptPat1.pri.cur, whole genome shotgun sequence genome window below encodes:
- the LOC143170706 gene encoding activated RNA polymerase II transcriptional coactivator p15-like, with translation MPKAKELAGTSSSESGPEEEGKKRKKETSSKSEKRLKTEAKPSKVTEKPLGQGSEEEGMFQIGKMRYVRVSCFKGKVLVDIREFYADKEGGMKPGRKGIALSAEQWNQLKEIIPEIDAALKKL, from the exons ATGCCTAAGGCCAAGGAGTTGGCGGGGACGAGCAGCTCGGAGAGCGGCccggaggaggaggggaag aaaagaaagaaagaaacgtCTTCTAAGTCagagaaaaggctgaaaacagAGGCCAAACCTTCAAAGGTGACAGAAAAACCTCTAGGACAAGGCAGTGAAGAGGAGGGTATGTTCCAG ATTGGGAAGATGCGTTATGTCAGAGTGTCCTGCTTCAAGGGGAAGGTCCTCGTGGACATCAGGGAGTTCTACGCTGACAAGGAGGGCGGCATGAAACCTGGGAGGAAAG GGATTGCCTTGTCTGCAGAACAGTGGAACCAGCTGAAGGAGATCATTCCTGAGATTGATGCTGCACTCAAGAAATTATAA